CCTCTTTCCGCAGAAGCAAGCGTTTCAGCAAACCATGCTAGCCCTTCCAAGGCATGTCTGTCAGAAGTCCGCATCTGTCATCCTCGTGTCAATTGCTGTTGGTGGTTGTACATACCAGACATTGTCAAGCCGATCCTTGGTATGCTATCCCTTAGTCAAGACGACAGACCGCGTACCTGCATATGAATCAGGGCAAAAGTCGACGGAAACGCAATTGTAAGTTTCATTGATGCCATCCTGGTATTGATAAACGCGCCATAATTAATCACAGAAGAGATGCTTAAAAGACTTTGATGTGCGTACCTCACGAAGCGACAAACTGTCAGTGAAGACGCAAGGGAGAACTAAGCGCGGGAAACCCTAGGTCCTGGATATTGGACGTGAAGATAGCGCATAGAACCCTATATTGGTAGGATACTGGGTACAGACTACTGCCCTCATTCAAAGTGCGTATAATTCTTTCAGTATACAGGGTGTTTCATACGGAGTCCTGTCACAAGTTGACAGATTCGCAGGATCTCCTGCGACGATCGTACCTGAAACAGCAGGCAGCCCGAGGGACGCAAGGACTGTGCGGTATGGAGGAAGCGTTCTTTAGAGTGGCTTCAACGCATACCCGATATTCTTCCTCAAAAGTACCTTATAAATATTATTGAGACATTTGTTCGACGCTTTGAGTTGGCCCAGAGCGTCGCTCAGTTGAGTTACTCAGCTCAGCCACGTCGTCTGGTGATGCCGCGTCGTGGCAGGAGATCAGTGTTATTATTAGCTTCTTGGATACCTGTCGGTGCCTTGTTTGGTCACTGACAAGACCCAAAAATGGTCGTCCCTCACGGTCCCGAAGCAGGCGGAGTGATACAGCATAGTAGCACAACAATATATGTATAATGCAGGAGGTTTGGAAATGCATTAATAATTCATGTGCACATCTCGCATGAAGATCAAGTACTAAATGGAAACGTAGTCATAATTAGTCCTTCCAGTTTACCGCTTGATGCCAACCACCCGGTTAATAGCTTCATCGTTGCTCATCGAAGTGTCAATGACACCCGCAACCTTGAGAACGTCGACAACGTTTTCCACAACCTTCGAATCAATCCCCCGCGTAGTGTTGGTGAACTTAACATCCTTCAACCACTCCGTCGCATCCTCCTGAATATAAGTGCATCCCAATTCACCCGTGCCAAGTAACTTAACCACCTGCGCCTGGTCGGCCTCGAACTCCTGAATGCCCTTGTCAAGAGCCTGGAAGAGCTGCTGGAGCCTCTCGTCGCTTTCTGGGTCTGGGAAAGTCGAGGTGGACGAGACGATCAGCCAAGACGGCCACGGAGTGAAAATCTCGCCGAATTTTTTAAGAGGTGGCTGAGGGTTCTCGGGGGTCGGATGAAAGAAAGGCTTCGTGGTGAAGTGCTCCCACATGAAGAACTCAGCCGTTGGAGTCTGAGAAGGCTGCTCGTTGCCGGTGACGCCGTTGCGCAGGGCCTGGAAAGGACCAAGGACATTAGGGGTCAACGAATCAGGGTTCCAGCCTTGTTGTTGGGCGAGGACAAAGGACATAATGTGAGAGCCGCTGTCATAATCATCAGATGAGCATCTCCTCGAATTGAACGTTGACTACTGCTTACCTTCCAGGTCGACTGATTCCCACTCGCTGACCCTTCAGGTCAGACACATTGGTAATGTTGTCTCTCTCTCGCCCAGTGACAATCGCCCACCGCAATGGAGTGTCGACCCAGTGTCCCACCACCTTGTAACCGCCAGCAGCCGGGTCCTTTTGGGCCTGCTGCTTGCCAGCCAGCCCGGCAACCCATCCTTCGGTCAACCCGATCGCAACATCAATTTCGTTTGCGCGAAGGGAAGTGATCATATGTCCCGTTCCGGAGGGAAACGGAGTCAAAGAGAGCTTGAAGGGCAGCGAGGAGACGGCGGAAGAGCGGACGGCGAGGTGGAGAGGAGTGAGGTAGTGCTCTAGACAGAAAAATATATCAGCACAATTAATTCACGataattctttttcttgaaGACCGCAGAATACAGCTCTTGAATAGCTGCTTTTTCTCCGATAGTCCAATGCGGGGTTGAACAGGAATCATACCAGGCACATAGCCAATGCGGATGGTAGGGAGTGCTGAAGCCATGATGAATACCCTTGTCAGTGGTTAATTTGAGAATGAGGGAATAGTGGTATGTCTTCTCGAGGTTATGTTGTGAGAGAAACTGAATCGAAGTCCAGTCAAGCTTTTGGGATGGTGGGGTCATGGCGGGGTTATTTTACGCCTTTGTATACCGCGATTGGCAATACTATCTACTAG
This sequence is a window from Aspergillus chevalieri M1 DNA, chromosome 5, nearly complete sequence. Protein-coding genes within it:
- a CDS encoding uncharacterized protein (COG:S;~EggNog:ENOG410PHSK) is translated as MASALPTIRIGYVPEHYLTPLHLAVRSSAVSSLPFKLSLTPFPSGTGHMITSLRANEIDVAIGLTEGWVAGLAGKQQAQKDPAAGGYKVVGHWVDTPLRWAIVTGRERDNITNVSDLKGQRVGISRPGSGSHIMSFVLAQQQGWNPDSLTPNVLGPFQALRNGVTGNEQPSQTPTAEFFMWEHFTTKPFFHPTPENPQPPLKKFGEIFTPWPSWLIVSSTSTFPDPESDERLQQLFQALDKGIQEFEADQAQVVKLLGTGELGCTYIQEDATEWLKDVKFTNTTRGIDSKVVENVVDVLKVAGVIDTSMSNDEAINRVVGIKR